In Lates calcarifer isolate ASB-BC8 linkage group LG15, TLL_Latcal_v3, whole genome shotgun sequence, one genomic interval encodes:
- the LOC108890900 gene encoding uncharacterized protein LOC108890900 isoform X8 produces the protein MATMTTEASAVSEADTEGKQKASGAEPEPEPESKQKSEAAASQPVGEQSSKKAQEQASEPGPADVATSPEEEQLKPRTRTSAGKGLSRLFSSFLKRRSQCSEGEGFEAEKAREEKADKEEKTDKAEAEKVEEVKSEEKDTKAEEDKSEVKEVKKKEEKVEEKEDKKKEEEKVEKKGSKKKKKEAKKKVEEKDEEKVKKDEEKKEEEKVKKKEEQKEEEKAQQTVEKKEEKLVTKEEEKKETAEVKDKGAEAGKKEEEKIDKKVAKKKEKEEKIKKKEEEKAKRKAEEEERVKKREEEKTKKKEEEKAREAEKAKKKEEEKAKKKEEEKAKEEKTKKKEEEKPKEELKKKEEEKEKEEAKKTEEEEEKTEEKQKKEEEKGKKKEKGKNKGKKGPSEERVKAPIAAPEPELKTEPDTEQAPDQHSISSTEAQPAPEENKEEAGIKKEPEVVEEAKEDTEKKEGEPAEQEKEVKEEEKAKEEGKKEGKKEKPAKEKKTEKKTEEAKGSKRQKTMQCKVTLLDDTQFECELDKHAKGQELLTKVCDHVNLLEKDYFGLANWETPTSKTWLEPAKEIRKQVSGAVYEFTFNVKFYPPDPAQLTEDLTRYFLCLQLRKDIMHGVLPCSFVTLSLLGSYTAQSELGEYDPEVHGTDYVKDLNLAPGQSKELEDKVMELHRTYRSMSPAQADMLFLENAKKLAMYGVDLHQAKDLDGVYITLGVCSSALMVYKDKLRINRFPWPKVLKISYKRSSFFIKIRPSEQEQYESTIGFKLPNYKASKKLWKVCVEHHTFFRVSTVEPPSSRRFLVLGSKFRYSGRTQAQTRQASSMIDRPAPRFTRSASKRLSRNLDGAGDDTLQFLQQLSASTRSETDDWSFMLESDKPQPSVEFSARGESDQALSQSWEEGQSVQTVTVTWQDTETGQAGSQTVTQTVSQPWQELAADEQQQRTKEDEWSDLMYRHPPFPFVPPFDFVKEPVKLSLSSLDRLLQPLLKQQDDWFLYFDRVFTLPSLESVEKPFSPSPLLLPVSPQAQFQLQEEDEQELTRKQVIQGLQEKVTLVDKLMEANLLERTLREVRDLGERLQEVDELAERLQEVIEEELGKEEVDKLREEEGGGDLEREKQIQVEGITERVVMKYVRRIETEEEDELEEQIKQVFLKGLLPEDEEVEVRSVEVVTDESLLDDSLRDKLRQIEKEWQDEVEEKFGSPDVVGTTSVVAYHKVESRTKRVTIVDERGQEEEDIEDMQVQAGVTSEERLEKRETWRETELLEEGTEREVTERLQAEDQSQVEDKDVWFILFDRPPYKAVFQPPVILEGQDQKEAESFVSVVGAAADEEIREVVVEERKIIEEAPRYLQEIPQQPVTERDDDWFVLLDIVPRETSYVPPVAVVERAQVSPEERISVIEVATIEQREKRVEFVVEDREIKQELIEKPVVAPPQAVREIEDDWFVLLDVPVREPSFVPPVTMAEYVQVYPEEGVSAAAKTIAVESRKEVVIEETVMQREEKKLPTQIIPELKIPQPVRERDDDWFVLLDVIPRETSYVPPVAVVERVQVSPEERVSLIEVATLEQREKRVEFVVEDRELKRELIEKPVVAPPQAVREIEDDWFVLLDVPVREPSFVPPVTVAEYVQVYPEEGVSAAAKTIAVELRKEVVIEETVMQREEKKLPTQIIPELKIPQPVRERDDDWFVLLDVIPRETSYVPPVSLASVEPQIEVKSVEQKVQQVDQIRWQPSQPLPEREDDWFVLFDAVRPSVTPVKIMPDVRKTFEVTTTETRTQKKMIIGVDRRQDETRLSEMRQIQIAPPSEREGGDDWFVLFDIIREKPVVVPPVTVRERIQFPAEVRVPTAVAKTRIAISETRPMFEKRILEERRPPAYTHVNDDWFVLLDAGLKESVVSTQRGARPVSAPVFSQAALAEAGIPMAPFDQPQTSTPIKTSRQEERKLEVTVEAVEPSKIEAAAEDKEFSKPQEDLLRHHASISKLKKNFMEAVPEPRPSEWDKRLSTHSPFRTLGINGQPLPSADGSVCISSLCNGSETKSAHGETSSSLGLSGARSPAVCHKSEPDGVAAHGAPVEEESCDQDGVVVFETSLVPIVEVEMAQLPPSPEPYCKALDETQEEDGSYPGVSERSRRIAGSSPASYFRSDGPQVIRCFQPPLVQTQTVTITAVSNSLPTGISTTEVPIVPTKTITYESSKVTVDGTDEDKDGTTVSSSTTVTSEATSGTTVTTTTTHISKVVKSGSSETRVEKRIVITADSDIDQDKEKHGGASAL, from the exons TGGCTACCATGACAACAGAGGCAAGTGCAGTGAGTGAGGCGGACACTGAGGGCAAGCAGAAGGCCAGCGGCGCCGAGCCTGAACCCGAACCAGAGAGCAAACAGAAGTCAGAAGCGGCAGCGTCCCAGCCGGTGGGGGAGCAGTCGAGCAAGAAGGCCCAGGAGCAGGCCTCTGAGCCTGGGCCTGCTGACGTAGCTACTTCCCccgaggaggagcagctgaagcCTCGTACCCGGACCTCTGCTGGCAAAGGCCTGTCTCGCCTCTTTTCGTCTTTCCTCAAACGCCGCTCGCAGTGCTCTGAGGGAGAGGGGTTTGAGGCAGAGAAAGCCAGAGAGGAAAaggcagacaaagaggaaaaaactgaCAAGGCAGAAGCGGAGAAGGTGGAAGAGGTgaaaagtgaagagaaagacacaaaagcagaggaggacaaaTCTGAGGTGaaagaagtgaaaaagaaagaggaaaaagtagaagaaaaagaggataaaaagaaagaagaagaaaaagtcgAGAAAAAGggcagtaaaaagaaaaagaaagaagccAAGAAGAAAGTAGAGGAGAAGGatgaggagaaagtgaaaaaggacgaggagaaaaaggaagaggaaaaggtgaaaaagaaagaggagcaaaaagaagaggagaaagcaCAGCAGACTGtagaaaagaaggaggaaaaatTGGTGactaaagaagaagagaagaaggagactGCTGAAGTTAAAGACAAGGGGGCAGAAGCcggaaagaaagaggaggaaaaaattgACAAGAAGGTGGcgaagaagaaagaaaaagaagaaaagataaagaagaaggaagaggaaaaagcaaagaggaaagcagaggaagaagaaagggtaaagaagagagaagaggagaagacaaagaagaaagaagaagaaaaagccaGAGAGGCggaaaaagcaaagaagaaagaggaggaaaaggccaagaagaaagaggaggagaaagcgAAAGAGGAGAAGAcgaaaaagaaagaggaggagaaaccaAAGGAGgagttaaaaaagaaagaggaggagaaggagaaagaagaggcaAAGAAGAcggaagaggaggaggaaaagacagaggaaaagcagaagaaagaagaggaaaaagggaagaaaaaagagaaagggaagaacaaaggaaagaaagggcCAAGTGAGGAGCGGGTGAAAGCGCCGATTGCTGCTCCGGAGCCTGAGCTTAAAACTGAACCAGACACTGAACAGGCTCCTGATCAGCACTCAATAAGCAGCACAGAGGCGCAG CCAGCTCCAGAGGAAAACAAGGAAGAAGCTGGCATAAAGAAGGAGCCTGAGGTAGTGGAAGAAGCAaaggaggacacagagaaaaaggagggagaaCCAGCAGAACAGGAGAAAGAAGtcaaagaagaggaaaaggcaaaggaggaggggaagaaggaggggaagaaggagaagcctgcaaaagaaaagaagacagagaagaagaccGAGGAGGCGAAAGGCTCCAAACGTCAGAAAACCATGCAATGCAAAGTCACCTTACTGGATGACACTCAGTTTGAGTGTGAGCTTGAT AAACATGCTAAAGGCCAGGAACTTTTGACAAAGGTGTGTGACCATGTCAACCTGCTGGAGAAAGATTACTTTGGCCTCGCTAACTGGGAAACCCCAACCAGCAAG ACATGGTTGGAGCCCGCAAAAGAGATCCGGAAACAGGTTTCAGGTGCTGTCTATGAGTTTACTTTCAATGTGAAGTTCTACCCTCCTGATCCAGCACAGCTTACTGAAGACCTCACCAG GTACTTTCTGTGTCTCCAGCTGAGGAAGGACATTATGCATGGTGTTCTTCCCTGTTCCTTTGTCACACTATCCCTGCTGGGCTCCTACACAGCCCAGTCAGAGCTTGGGGAGTATGATCCAGAGGTCCATGGAACAGActatgtaaaggatctgaaccTGGCCCCCGGGCAAAGCAAAGAGCTGGAGGACAAAGTGATGGAGCTGCACCGAACATACAG gTCAATGAGTCCAGCTCAAGCAGACATGTTGTTTCTGGAAAATGCCAAGAAACTCGCCATGTATGGAGTTGATCTGCACCAAGCCAAG GATCTGGATGGTGTTTACATTACACTGGGGGTTTGCTCCAGTGCTCTGATGGTTTACAAGGACAAGCTGAGGATCAACCGTTTCCCTTGGCCCAAAGTGCTCAAGATCTCTTACAAGCGCAGCAGCTTCTTTATCAAAATCCGGCCATCAGAG CAAGAGCAGTATGAAAGCACAATAGGCTTCAAACTGCCCAACTACAAAGCCTCAAAGAAACTGTGGAAAGTTTGTGTTGAACACCACACCTTCTTCAG GGTTTCAACAGTGGAGCCCCCCTCATCACGTCGCTTCCTCGTCTTGGGCTCGAAGTTCCGGTACAGCGGGCGTACTCAGGCCCAGACACGCCAGGCCAGTTCCATGATTGACCGCCCAGCCCCCCGCTTCACACGGTCTGCGAGCAAGAGGCTGTCCCGTAACCTGGATGGAG CTGGAGATGACACTCTCCAGTTTCTGCAACAGCTCTCAGCATCAACCAGGTCTGAGACTGATGACTGGTCGTTTATGCTGGAATCTGACAAACCTCAGCCTTCTGTTGAATTCTCAG CCAGAGGAGAGTCTGACCAGGCTCTCAGTCAGTCCTGGGAGGAGGGGCAGTCTGTTCAGACAGTCACAGTAACCTGGCAGGACACTGAGACTGGGCAGGCTGGCTCTCAAACCGTCACCCAGACGGTCAGCCAGCCGTGGCAGGAGCTGGCAgctgatgagcagcagcagaggacaaaGGAGGACGAGTGGTCTGATCTGATGTATCGTCATCCTCCTTTCCCCTTTGTCCCACCTTTTGATTTTGTGAAAGAGCCAG TTAAGCTCAGCTTGAGCTCATTGGATAGGCTTTTACAACCTTTGCTGAAACAGCAAGACGATTGGTTCCTGTACTTTGACCGAGTCTTCACCCTGCCTTCGCTTGAGAGTGTTGAAAAACCAT TTTCACCATCACCTCTGCTCCTCCCAGTCTCTCCCCAAGCTCAGTTCCAGCTCCAAGAGGAGGATGAGCAGGAACTGACCCGTAAGCAAGTCATTCAGGGGCTTCAGGAAAAAGTGACCTTGGTAGACAAGCTGATGGAGGCAAATCTTTTAGAAAGAACACTGAGGGAAGTGAGGGATTTGGGGGAAAGGCTCCAAGAAGTGGATGAGCTGGCAGAGAGACTTCAAGAAGTAATAGAGGAAGAATTGGGGAAGGAGGAGGTAGACAAAttaagagaagaagaaggaggaggagatttggagagggaaaaacaaatacaagtaGAAGGTATAACAGAAAGAGTGGTGATGAAATATGTGAGGAGGatagagacagaagaggaggatgagttGGAGGAGCAAATAAAGCAGGTGTTTTTAAAAGGCTTGTTACCTGAAGATGAAGAGGTTGAGGTGAGGAGTGTAGAAGTGGTGACAGATGAGAGTCTGTTAGATGACAGTTTGAGAGACAAGCTACGCCAGATAGAAAAGGAATGGCAAGATGAGGTAGAGGAGAAGTTTGGTTCTCCTGATGTCGTTGGCACCACCTCTGTGGTGGCATATCATAAGGTAGAGAGCAGGACTAAGAGAGTGACTATTGTAGATGAGAGGGGGCAAGAAGAGGAGGATATAGAAGACATGCAGGTACAGGCTGGTGTAACATCAGAGGAGAGGTTAGAAAAACGAGAGACATGGCGCGAGACAGAATTACTGGAGGAGGGAACTGAGAGAGAGGTCACTGAGAGGCTTCAGGCTGAGGATCAATCTCAGGTGGAAGATAAAGATGTCTGGTTCATACTTTTTGACCGCCCTCCATACAAAGCTGTTTTCCAACCACCAG TTATCTTGGAGGGACAAGACCAGAAGGAGGCAGAAAGTTTTGTCTCTGTggttggagctgcagcagatgaaGAGATTAGAGAGGTGGTTGTTGAGGAGAGAAAGATAATAGAGGAGGCACCAAGATATCTTCAAGAAATCCCACAACAACCtgtgacagaaagagatgaTGACTGGTTTGTGTTGCTGGATATTGTTCCCAGAGAGACATCATATGTGCCACCAG TTGCTGTTGTGGAACGTGCTCAAGTGTCACCAGAAGAGCGAATCTCCGTGATTGAAGTAGCAACCAttgagcagagagaaaaaagagtggAGTTTGTAGTAGAGGACAGGGAGATAAAACAAGAGCTGATTGAAAAGCCAGTAGTAGCACCGCCACAGGCTGTGAGAGAGATAGAAGATGACTGGTTTGTGCTGCTGGATGTTCCCGTTAGAGAACCATCATTTGTGCCACCAG TTACCATGGCAGAGTATGTTCAGGTTTATCCTGAAGAAGGCGTTTCTGCTGCCGCTAAAACAATAGCAGTGGAGTCGAGGAAGGAGGTTGTAATTGAAGAGACtgtgatgcagagagaggaaaagaagctTCCCACACAAATTATTCCAGAGCTGAAAATACCCCAgcctgtgagagaaagagatgacGACTGGTTTGTATTGCTGGATGTTATTCCCAGAGAGACGTCATACGTGCCTCCAG TTGCTGTTGTGGAACGTGTTCAAGTGTCACCAGAAGAACGAGTCTCTCTGATTGAAGTAGCAACCcttgagcagagagagaaaagagtggaGTTTGTAGTAGAGGACAGAGAATTAAAACGAGAGCTGATTGAAAAGCCAGTAGTAGCACCGCCACAGGCTGTGAGAGAGATAGAAGATGACTGGTTTGTGCTGCTGGATGTTCCTGTTAGAGAACCATCATTTGTGCCACCAG TTACTGTGGCAGAGTATGTTCAGGTTTATCCTGAAGAAGGCGTTTCTGCTGCCGCTAAAACAATAGCAGTGGAGTTGAGGAAGGAGGTTGTAATTGAAGAGACtgtgatgcagagagaggaaaagaagctTCCCACGCAAATCATTCCAGAGCTGAAAATACCCCAgcctgtgagagaaagagatgacGACTGGTTTGTGTTGCTGGATGTTATTCCCAGAGAGACGTCATATGTGCCCCCAG tttctctggCAAGTGTTGAACCTCAAATTGAAGTGAAAAGCGTAGAGCAGAAGGTGCAGCAGGTTGACCAGATTAGGTGGCAGCCTTCTCAGCCACTgccagagagagaagatgacTGGTTTGTGCTGTTTGATGCTGTTCGTCCGTCAG TTACCCCTGTTAAGATTATGCCGGATGTGAGGAAGACGTTTGAGGTGACAACCACAGAGACTAGAACACAGAAGAAGATGATAATTGGTGTTGACAGGAGGCAAGATGAGACACGTTTGTCTGAAATGAGACAGATCCAAATTGCACCACcgtcagagagagaaggaggagatgatTGGTTTGTCCTGTTTGACATCATCCGAGAGAAGCCTGTTGTCGTGCCACCAG TCACTGTCCGTGAGCGCATCCAGTTcccagcagaggtcagagttcCAACTGCTGTGGCCAAAACGAGGATTGCTATTTCCGAGACGAGACCGATGTTTGAGAAACGGATCCTGGAGGAAAGACGTCCACCCGCATATACACATGTCAATGATGATTGGTTTGTTCTGCTAGATGCTGGCCTCAAAGAGTCAG TGGTGAGCACACAGAGGGGCGCTCGTCCTGTCAGTGCTCCGGTCTTCTCCCAGGCTGCTCTGGCTGAGGCAGGGATCCCCATGGCCCCTTTCGACCAGCCCCAAACCTCCACTCCAATCAAGACCAGCCGCCAAGAGGAAAGAAAGCTGGAGGTCACCGTAGAAGCTGTGGAGCCCTCCAAAATCGAGGCTGCAGCTGAGGACAAG GAGTTCAGTAAGCCTCAGGAGGACCTGCTCAGACATCACGCCAGCATCAGTAAGCTGAAGAAGAACTTCATGGAAGCTGTCCCAGAGCCCAGGCCCAGTGAGTGGGACAAGCGCCTGTCCACACACTCTCCGTTCCGCACACTGGGAATCAATGGTCAGCCTCTGCCCAGTGCGGATGGG aGTGTGTGCATTAGTTCCCTATGCAATGGTTCAGAGACAAAGTCTGCTCATGGGGAAACCAGCAGCAGTCTGGGCTTGTCAGGCGCACGCAGTCCCGCTGTGTGCCACAAGAGTGAGCCCGATGGCGTCGCAGCCCACGGTGCTCCTGTTGAGGAAGAGTCGTGCGATCAGGACGGGGTTGTAGTTTTTGAGACCTCCCTGGTGCCCATCGTAGAGGTGGAGATGGCGCAGTTGCCTCCCTCCCCCGAACCCTACTGTAAAGCTTTAGATGAGACGCAGGAGGAAGACGGATCATATCCCGGAGTGTCGGAGCGCTCTAGGAGGATAGCTGGATCTTCCCCAGCCTCCTATTTCAGGAGCGATGGTCCGCAGGTCATACGCTGCTTCCAG CCCCCTCTGGTGCAGACCCAGACAGTCACCATCACAGCAGTCTCCAACTCCTTACCCACTGGCATCTCCACCACAGAGGTCCCAATCGTCCCGACCAAGACCATCACCTATGAGTCTTCAAAG gtgaCAGTTGATGGGACGGACGAGGACAAAGATGGCACAACTGTGTCCAGCTCCACAACCGTTACCTCAGAGGCCACTAGTGGCACCAcagtcaccaccaccaccactcacATCTCAAAG GTAGTAAAAAGTGGATCTTCAGAGACTCGTGTGGAGAAGAGGATTGTCATAACTGCAGACTCTGATATTGACCAAGATAAG GAGAAACATGGCGGAGCATCAGCATTGTAA